A single region of the Arthrobacter sp. V1I7 genome encodes:
- a CDS encoding DLW-39 family protein has product MVRVSRGRNGVGVKKLLVVAATIAGVLLYRKVQESETRKNVWSESTDTVD; this is encoded by the coding sequence ATGGTCCGGGTCAGCCGGGGCCGGAACGGGGTGGGTGTGAAGAAGTTGCTCGTTGTTGCAGCTACGATCGCAGGCGTCTTGCTCTACAGGAAAGTGCAGGAGTCCGAAACCCGGAAGAATGTCTGGAGTGAATCAACCGACACGGTTGACTAG